Proteins encoded by one window of Molothrus ater isolate BHLD 08-10-18 breed brown headed cowbird chromosome 12, BPBGC_Mater_1.1, whole genome shotgun sequence:
- the NUTF2 gene encoding nuclear transport factor 2, whose translation MGDKPIWEQIGSSFVQHYYQLFDADRTQLGAIYIDASCLTWEGQQFQGKAAIVEKLTSLPFQKIQHSITAQDHQPTPDSCILSMVVGQLKADEDPIMGFHQIFLLKNINDAWVCTNDMFRLALHNFG comes from the exons ATGGGAGACAAGCCTATCTGGGAGCAGATTGGATCCAGCTTTGTACAACATTACTACCAGCTTTTTGATGCAGACAGGACTCAGTTAGGAGCAATATAT attGATGCATCATGCCTTACGTGGGAAGGACAGCAGTTCCAGGGCAAAGCAGCCATTGTTGAAAAACTCACT AGCCTCCCTTTCCAAAAAATACAACACAGCATCACAGCACAAGACCACCAACCTACACCTGATAGCTGTATACTCAGTATGGTAGTGGGACAGCTTAAG GCTGATGAAGATCCTATCATGGGATTCCACCAGATATTTCTATTAAAGAACATCAACGATGCCTGGGTTTGCACCAATGACATGTTCAGGCTAGCACTGCACAACTTTGGCTGA